Genomic segment of Xanthomonas sp. DAR 35659:
CGCGTGGCCGAATACGCGGCCAAGCTGAAGGGCTGAGCCCAGTAGCGCCGTCGCCACCGCCACGGTGGCGACGGCCGTTCCCCGCCCCCCCGCGCGGCAGCGCCGGGATCGGCCGATCATCGCGGCGGCGACTCCGCCGCCGCGTTCGCCGCGCGCAGATGGTCGATGAACACGCGCAGTTTCGGCGCCAGGTGTTCGCGCGCCGGGTAGTACAGGTAGAAGCCCGCGAAGGGCTGCTGCCAGTCGTCGAGCACGCGCAGCAAGCGGCCGGCGGCGACGTCGGCGGCGACCACCGATTCGAAGCCCTGCGCCAGGCCCAGCCCTGCCAGCGCCGCGGCATGGGTCAGCCCGCTGTCGTTGAACACCAGGGTGCCGGTCACCTCCACTTCGAAATCGCGGCCATCGCGGGTGAATTCCCAGGCCATGCGCCGGCCATTGCTCATGCGATGCACGATGCAGTCGTGCTCGACCAGGTCGGCCGGCGTCTGCGGCGGCGGATGGCGCCGGAAATAGTCCGGTGCCGCGCAGATCACCTGGCGCTGCATCGGCCCCAGCGGCACCGCGATCATGTCGCGCGCCAGGCATTCGCCCAGGCGGATGCCGGCATCGAAGCCCTCGGCCACCACGTCCACCAGCGCCGGATCCACGCACAGTTCCACTTCGATCTGCGGATAGCGCGCCAGGAACGACGGCAGCCATGGCATCACCAGTTGATCCGCGGCGACCCGCGGCAGGGTGATGCGCAGATGCCCGGCCGGACGGTCGCGCACCGCGTCCAGGTCCAGGAACGCCGCCTCGATCTGCGCCAGCCCGGGTGTCACCCGTTCCAGGAAGCGTGCGCCGTGTTCGCTCAGCGCCACCCGGCGCGTGGTCCGGTGCAGCAGGCGCACGCCCAGTTGCGCTTCCAGCGCGCGCACCGTCTGCGACAGGGCCGAGGCCGAGACGCCGAGTTCGTCGGCGGCGCGGGTGAAGCTGGCGTGGTGGGCGACCCGGGCGAAGGCGACCACGGCAGGCAGGGGGTTGGCGACCATTGTGAAGCTCAACTTCAAGGAAGATGCGGACTATGCCAGTTTATCCGCCTGATCGGGCGGCGCATCCTGCCCGTCCCGCGGTTCCATCCGCTTGCCAGGAAGTCCCCTCATGTCGCTCGATCACTACCGCCTGCTCGGCCGCTCCGGCCTGCGTGTCAGCCCCATCTCGCTGGGCACGATGACCTTCGGCAACGACTGGGGCTGGGGCGCCGACGACGCCGAAGCCGGCCGCCTGTTCGCGCGCTACGTCGACCACGGCGGCAACTTCATCGACACCGCCAACACCTACACCAACGGCAGCTCCGAGACCCTGCTCGGCAAGTTCGCCGAGGGCCGCCGCGACCGCCTGGTGATCGCCAGCAAGTACACTCTCAACCCCTTCCCCGGCGATCCCAACGGCGGCGGCAACCACCGCAAGAACCTGCTGCAGTCGGTGGAGTCCAGCCTGAAGCGGCTGCGCACCGACTACCTGGACCTGCTGTACCTGCACATCTGGGACGACACCACGCCGGTGGAGGAAGTGATGCGCGGCTTCGACGACCTGGTCCGCGCCGGCAAGATCGTCTATGCCGGCATCTCCGACACGCCGGCCTGGCAGGTGGCGCGGATGCAGACCCTGGCCGACCTGCGCGGCTGGTCGCCGCTGGTGGCCTTGCAGATCGAATACAGCCTGGCGCAACGCACGGTCGAGGCCGAACTGGTGCCGATGGCCGAGGCGCTCGGGCTCGCGGTGCTGGCCTGGTCGCCGCTGACCATGGGCATCCTGACCGGCAAGTACAGCCGCCAGGACCTGGCCGCGGTGCAGCGCCGCGCCGCGGACGGCCAGGCCAGTGCCGAACGCGGCGATGCGGCGTATGCGCACGAAATGCTGACCGAGCGCGCGCTGGACATCGCCGAGGTGGTCAAGCAGGTCGCTACGGAGCTCGGCCGTTCGCCGGCACAGGTGGCGCTGGCCTGGCTGCTGCAGCGGCCGGGCGCCGGCGCGATTCCGATCGTCGGCGCGCGCACCCTGGCGCAGTTGGACGACAACCTGGGCGCGCTGGAGCTGCAACTGGACGCGCAGCAGTTGCAGCGGCTGGACGCGGTCAGCGCGGTGGCGCATCCGTTCCCGCACGCGTTCGTGCGCCTGCCGATGCCGCGGCAACTGGTCTCCGGCGGCACGCGCCTGCGCTCGCGCACGCCGGCGCCGTGAACCGCGCCGCCGAGGCGTGACCGAACGCTTCGCTGACCTTGCGCAAACACCGGCCATGGCAGGGTCGGGGCCTGCGCGGATCGCGGCGCGGCGACGCGTTTGCAGGATCGGACAAGGATCCTGCGCGATCGCGATAACGCCTCGCCGCGCCACGCTCGCATCCTCCGTTCCCCGCGACCACAACGTCCCCGCGCCTCGTTTCTTCCCCGTCGCTTCCCGCTTTCCAACAGGAGTTCCCCGATGCAAACCCGCACTCTCGGCCGCAACGGCCCCCGCGTGTCCGCCCTCGGCCTCGGCTGCATGGGCATGAGCGCGTTCTACGGCGGCCGCAACGACGACGCGGCCTCGATCGCGGTGATCCATGCCGCGCTCGACCACGGCGTCACCCTGATCGACACCGCCGACATGTACGGCCCGCACACCAACGAAGTGCTGGTCGGCAAGGCGCTGGCCGGGCGCCGCGACCAGGCGTTCCTGGCCACCAAGTTCGGCATCAAGCTCGATCCCAACGATCCCAACGTGCGTGGCGTCGACGGCCGCCCCGAGTACGTGCAGGCCGCCTGCGAGGGCAGCCTGCAACGCCTGGGCGTGGACCATATCGACCTGTACTACCAGCACCGGGTGGACCCGAACGTGCCGATCGAGGACACGGTCGGGGCGATGGCGCGGCTGGTCGAACAGGGCAAGGTGCGCTTCCTGGGCCTGTCCGAGGCCGCCGCGGCCACTATCCGCCGCGCGCATGCGGTGCACCCGATCACCGCGCTGCAGAGCGAATACTCGCTGTGGTCGCGCGATCCGGAGAGCGACCAGGTGCTGGACACGGTGCGCGAACTGGGCATCGGCTTCGTGCCCTACTCGCCGCTGGGCCGCGGCTTCCTGACCGGGGCGATCCGCTCGCCGGAGGACTTCGAGGCCGACGACTACCGCCGCCATTCGCCGCGCTTCCAGGGCGAGAACTTCGCCCGCAACCTGCAGCTGGTGGAACAGGTGCGCACGCTGGCCCAGGCCAAGGGCGTGACCCCGGGGCAGTTGGCGCTGGCCTGGGTGCTGGCGCAGGGCGAGGACCTGGTGCCGATCCCGGGCACCAAGCGCCTGGCCTACCTGGAAGAGAACCTGGGCGCGCTGCAGGTGACGCTGAGCGCCGAGGACCTGGCGCAGATCGACGCGATCTTCCCGGTGGATGCGGCCGCCGGCACCCGCTACCCGCCGGCGATGATGGCGACGCTGCAGCGCTGACCCGCTGCGTCGGTCCGGCCGCGCCGCGCCCGCGGCCGGCCGGCACGCGGCGCGGGCCGATTTGCCCGCGCCGCGCCGGCATCGCATGATGCCGGACGTGATCTCGTTCATCGTTCCCGCCCACGACGAAGCCGCCCTGATCGGCGATACCCTGGCGTCGTTGCACATCGCCGCGCAGGCGTTGCACCTGGAGTGCGAGACCATCGTCGTGGCCGACGCCTGCGGCGACGCCACCGCGCAGATCGCGCGCCGCCACGGCGCGCAGGTGCTGGAACTGCAACTGCGCCATATCGCCGCCACGCGCAATGCCGGCGCCGCCGCCAGCCGCGGCCGCTACCTGCTGTTCGTCGATGCCGACACCCGCGTCAACACGCCGCTGCTGGCGGCGGCGCTGCGCGCGCTGCACACCGGCGCGGTCGGCGGCGGCGCCCAGGTGCAGTTGCTCGGCGAGGTCGCCTGGCACGAACGCGCGGCGCAGACCCTGTTCGGCTGGCTGTTCCGCCGCACCGGCATCGCCCCGGGCTGCTTCCTGTTCTGCACCCGCGCCGCATTCGATGCGGTCGGCGGTTTCGACGAACGCTACTACGCCGGCGAGGACGTGGC
This window contains:
- a CDS encoding LysR family transcriptional regulator → MVANPLPAVVAFARVAHHASFTRAADELGVSASALSQTVRALEAQLGVRLLHRTTRRVALSEHGARFLERVTPGLAQIEAAFLDLDAVRDRPAGHLRITLPRVAADQLVMPWLPSFLARYPQIEVELCVDPALVDVVAEGFDAGIRLGECLARDMIAVPLGPMQRQVICAAPDYFRRHPPPQTPADLVEHDCIVHRMSNGRRMAWEFTRDGRDFEVEVTGTLVFNDSGLTHAAALAGLGLAQGFESVVAADVAAGRLLRVLDDWQQPFAGFYLYYPAREHLAPKLRVFIDHLRAANAAAESPPR
- a CDS encoding aldo/keto reductase, which encodes MSLDHYRLLGRSGLRVSPISLGTMTFGNDWGWGADDAEAGRLFARYVDHGGNFIDTANTYTNGSSETLLGKFAEGRRDRLVIASKYTLNPFPGDPNGGGNHRKNLLQSVESSLKRLRTDYLDLLYLHIWDDTTPVEEVMRGFDDLVRAGKIVYAGISDTPAWQVARMQTLADLRGWSPLVALQIEYSLAQRTVEAELVPMAEALGLAVLAWSPLTMGILTGKYSRQDLAAVQRRAADGQASAERGDAAYAHEMLTERALDIAEVVKQVATELGRSPAQVALAWLLQRPGAGAIPIVGARTLAQLDDNLGALELQLDAQQLQRLDAVSAVAHPFPHAFVRLPMPRQLVSGGTRLRSRTPAP
- a CDS encoding aldo/keto reductase, producing MQTRTLGRNGPRVSALGLGCMGMSAFYGGRNDDAASIAVIHAALDHGVTLIDTADMYGPHTNEVLVGKALAGRRDQAFLATKFGIKLDPNDPNVRGVDGRPEYVQAACEGSLQRLGVDHIDLYYQHRVDPNVPIEDTVGAMARLVEQGKVRFLGLSEAAAATIRRAHAVHPITALQSEYSLWSRDPESDQVLDTVRELGIGFVPYSPLGRGFLTGAIRSPEDFEADDYRRHSPRFQGENFARNLQLVEQVRTLAQAKGVTPGQLALAWVLAQGEDLVPIPGTKRLAYLEENLGALQVTLSAEDLAQIDAIFPVDAAAGTRYPPAMMATLQR
- a CDS encoding glycosyltransferase; translation: MISFIVPAHDEAALIGDTLASLHIAAQALHLECETIVVADACGDATAQIARRHGAQVLELQLRHIAATRNAGAAASRGRYLLFVDADTRVNTPLLAAALRALHTGAVGGGAQVQLLGEVAWHERAAQTLFGWLFRRTGIAPGCFLFCTRAAFDAVGGFDERYYAGEDVALSRALARRGRFVILREPVHTSDRKLRSFSKREHLRLLLRLLRRGRGMLRSRDALDFWYGQRRGR